TCGTCGGGCCTGCCGATCACCGCGACCTCCAGGACCGCGGGGTGCTCGGCGATGACGTTCTCCAGCTCGGCGCAGTAGATGTTCTCGCCGCCGCTGATGATCATGTCCTTCTTGCGGTCGGCCACCCAGACGAAACCCTCTTCGTCCTGCCTGACCAGGAGTGGAACCAACCCCCGTGGAAGGCTTCCGCGGTCTCCTGGGGCTTGTTCCAGTAGCCCTGCGTCACGGTGGGACCGCGGTAGATGATTTCGCCGGCCTCGCCGACCGCGACGTCGTTCATGGACGCGTCGACGATGCGGTACTGGATGGTGGGGATGGGCCGGCCAACCGATCCGAGCTCGCGCAGTGATTCCTCGCCCCGCAGGACACAGGTGA
Above is a genomic segment from Streptomyces sp. SLBN-31 containing:
- a CDS encoding AMP-binding protein encodes the protein MSENLPCAQPDIDKRDLKLRVISWGAAPASDTTLRAMAEKFPDAPNVAVFGQTETSPITCVLRGEESLRELGSVGRPIPTIQYRIVDASMNDVAVGEAGEIIYRGPTVTQGYWNKPQETAEAFHGGWFHSWSGRTKRVSSGWPTARRT